The following DNA comes from Amycolatopsis albispora.
CGCCACCGACCGCGGCACCCTGGGTGCTCACGGCCAGCGCGCCGTCGCCACCGCCGAGCACGGTGTCGACCTCGGTGCTGCCGGCGAGCCCGTCGAGGCCACCGGCCGCGGCCAGGCCGACGCCCGCGGCGTCGGTGCCGACGCCACCGCTGGCGGCGAGGCCGTCGAGGCCGACCGCGGTCGCGCCCTGGGCGGCGAGGCTGTCGTTGCCGAAGCCGAGGCTGCCGGCCAGGCCCTCGGAGCCACCGGCGGTGGCCAGGCCCAGGTCACCCAGCGCGGTGCCGACGCCCTGGCTGGCGGCGAACTCGGTGCCGTCGGCGGCGATGGCGCTGCCGCCGGTGAGGAGCTCGTTGGCGAAGCCGAAGCTGTTGGCGAACGCGCCGTCCTCGGCCTGCGTGGCGGAAGCGAAGTCACCCAGCAGCGGGGCGACCTGGCCGGTCACCTGGTGGGCGAAGAACTCGAGGGTCTGCACGGCGCTCTCGGCACCGTCGGTCGGCAGCGCGCCGAGCAGGTCGGTGACGGGCAGCCCGGCCTGGTCGGCGACCAGCGGCAGCACCTCCTGCACGTCCTGCGCGGTGACGTCACCCAGGCCGGCGTCGCTCAGCACGGCGGTGGGGTCGGCGGCGAAGGCGGACCGGGCAGCGTCGTCGGTCAGCAGGTTGAGCACGAAGTCGTGCAGGGTCACGTCCTGGAGAGACAAGGTCGAACTCCTCATAGGCGGGAAAAGCGTCCAGGCACGACGGCGAAAACCGGCCCGCGTGCCGGGACTGACGTTATGGACTCGAGACCGAACGGTCATCGGGGATCACACGCGGCGATCCCCCTCATCCGAACGAGGGGACACCTACTCACCCATTAGGGGGTTAGGGGATCACCAACTGGGTGGGCGTCCCCAACTGCGAGTTTTCCCACCGCACGCCCGGGTGGTTCCGGGGGGTGAGGGGCACCGTGACAGCATGACGCGGTGCTCCGACCTGATCAACTGCGCTGGACCGGCCTCGCCGGGGTGCTGCTGCTCGTGGTGACCTCGCTGGTCAAGGGCGGCGCGCCGGTACTGGCGGCCGGGGTGGCCGGGATGGGGCTGCTGGTGCTGGCCTGGTTCCTGCTCGGCCGGGCCGAGGAGCTGCCGGACGCGCGGTGGCTGCGGTGGACGCTGGCGCTGTGGACGGTGCCGCTGCTCGCCGCCCCGCCGCTGTTCAGCGGGGATCTGCACAGTTATCTGGCGCAGGGGGAGATCGCCGCGCGCGGGCTCGACCCGTACACGATCGGCCCGGCGACGGGTCTCGGCGAGGCGTCCGCGATGACCGAGCGGGTGAGCGGCTACTGGCGTGACTCGCCGTCGCCGTACGGTCCGCTGTTCACCGAGTTCCAGGCGTGGATCGCCGGGATCGTCGGCGAGAACCCGGTCGCCGGCCTGCTGGCGCACCGGTTCGTCGAGGTGGCGGGCCTGCTGATGATCGTCTGGGCGGTGCCGCGGCTGGCCGCGCTGGCCGGTGTGCCCGAGCGGACGGCGCTGTGGCTCGGCGTGCTGAACCCGCTGGTGCTGTGGCACTTCGTGGCCGGGGTGCACAACGACTCGCTGATGCTGGGGCTCATGCTGGCGGGCACCGCGCTCGCGCTGGACGCGCTGGCGGGCCGGATCGAATGGGCGAAGCTGACCGTCGGCGTGCTGCTGGTCACCGCGGGCGCGCTGGTGAAGCTGCCCGCGATCGTCGCGCTGGCGGTGATCGGCACCGCGCTGGCGCGGCGGTACGGCGCCACCTTCCGCCGGCTGGTGGCCTGGGGTGGGGTGATGGCGCTGACCATGGCCTTCGTCGCGACGGCGGTGTCGGTCGGCACCGGCTTCGGCTTCGGCTGGGTGCGGACGCTGACCACGTCCGGCACGGTGAACAGCTGGATGGCCCCGACGAACTGGTTCGGCTTCCTGCTTGGTGGTGCCGGTTCGCTGTTCGGGGCGAGCATCACGCAGACCATGATCGGCGTCGGCAAGCTCATCGGATACGCGGTGATCATCGCGGGTGTGGGCCTGGTCATCCACCGCCAGCTGACCGGTCGGCTGGCCGCCGTGCCCGCTTTGGGCGCG
Coding sequences within:
- the mptB gene encoding polyprenol phosphomannose-dependent alpha 1,6 mannosyltransferase MptB; translation: MLRPDQLRWTGLAGVLLLVVTSLVKGGAPVLAAGVAGMGLLVLAWFLLGRAEELPDARWLRWTLALWTVPLLAAPPLFSGDLHSYLAQGEIAARGLDPYTIGPATGLGEASAMTERVSGYWRDSPSPYGPLFTEFQAWIAGIVGENPVAGLLAHRFVEVAGLLMIVWAVPRLAALAGVPERTALWLGVLNPLVLWHFVAGVHNDSLMLGLMLAGTALALDALAGRIEWAKLTVGVLLVTAGALVKLPAIVALAVIGTALARRYGATFRRLVAWGGVMALTMAFVATAVSVGTGFGFGWVRTLTTSGTVNSWMAPTNWFGFLLGGAGSLFGASITQTMIGVGKLIGYAVIIAGVGLVIHRQLTGRLAAVPALGAMLGFVVVFGPVVQPWYVLWAAIPLAASLPAGRLRTWLAVGLGVFSVLLPPLSGNVLSLITGYLGGALLVGFAYFALTRAPQRTAAPAATP
- a CDS encoding IniB N-terminal domain-containing protein — its product is MSLQDVTLHDFVLNLLTDDAARSAFAADPTAVLSDAGLGDVTAQDVQEVLPLVADQAGLPVTDLLGALPTDGAESAVQTLEFFAHQVTGQVAPLLGDFASATQAEDGAFANSFGFANELLTGGSAIAADGTEFAASQGVGTALGDLGLATAGGSEGLAGSLGFGNDSLAAQGATAVGLDGLAASGGVGTDAAGVGLAAAGGLDGLAGSTEVDTVLGGGDGALAVSTQGAAVGGGLETPVGDLGLQVGADLTGNPADALSLQVDSPLGSFGLDDVTSALPIDQVTSALPVDVPTSLPAELPTDSALGSFGLDGLGDLTSALPVDLPTDLSALPTSLPTELPTELPVDLPVANELPAVGEVTGAVGDVTSSVTGAVQDSPVGGLVENTPVGDLAPQVGNLPVVGDLTDGLGL